Within the Flavobacteriales bacterium genome, the region CCGTTACTGACTTGAATCAGCTACGACGGAACCGACAGATGTCAAATGAAAGCCGGATGCTGTGCTCCATCGGAGCATCACATGGGTGGAACGATAACAACAAAGATGATCGCGCGTGCCGTGGGTACGCTACGAGTCATTGCGCAATCGAATCGAATAGAAATCTCTCGTCGTATTCTATCTCAAATCTTGTTAATAATTCGATGTACTCTTCACGGAAGCTTCTTTTCCTATGATGATCCTCCTGATTCTTGATGTACCCGATAATATTTGGAAGATCCGATTTGGCATAGGAAAAAGCTCCAAAACCGTTTTGCCAGGAAAAAGACCCTGGTACATACTTGTTCTCATTGATCCACTTTGTTGATTCAACCTTGATCTTCTGAACAAGCTCTGATAATGAATGGGTAGGGCGCATGCCAAATAGCAGGTGAATGTGGTCCGGCATGCCATTGATGATGATCGGCTTGTGATGATGGTTCTTAAGTATGCCGGATATGTAGGCGTAGAGTTTATCCTTCCAAACGTCTTCAATCAGATATTGTCTGTGTTTGACTGCAAATAGCGCATGGATGTGAATTTGGGAATACGAGTTAGGCATTGCGTTTTTTTGCAATGTTAGACAATCGCACCGCTTTGAGGACGTTTCAGGCAAGTTTGAACATCACATTCTCCGGAAAAAGTTATGCTTCTCGATTGTGACGTTCTTATGGAACGCTTTTTTCTTTATCCAAAGTTCTTCTTCCACCAATGTGTTGTTCCTAACGGAACAGACGTTTGTCCAATGAAAGTACAATGCCGTACTTTTTGATTGTTCCGTTACTGACTTGGATCAGCTACGACGGAACCGACAGATGTCAAATGAAAGCCGGATGCTGTGCTCCATCGGAGCACCACATGGGTGGAACGATAACAACAAAGATGATCGCGCGTGCCGTAGGTACGCTACATCCCTTACGACAACGTCACCACCAAATCATCTGTATTCACCAGTGTGCCTTCCTTCAGGTGCAGCGATTTGATTTCTCCCACGGCGTGCGCTGTTACCGTCGTTTCCATTTTCATCGCTTCGATCACGAACAGCGGCTCGTTCTTTTTAACCGGCTGACCTTTCTTCACGAATATCTTGGAAAGCAGTCCCTGTAACGGTGCGCCCACCTGCTTCGCGTTGTCGCCATCGATCTTCGGGTTTTCCGCTTTCTCGATTTTCAGCGAGCGGTCGAGGACGTCCATGTTGCGCGTTTGTCCGTTCACCTTGAAGAAAACGGTTCGTTTGCCTTCGGCATTTGCCGGGCCTACCGACAGCAATCGAATGATGATTTCCTTTCCTTCCGCGATCTTGATCACGCACTCTTCGTTCAGGTCCATGCCGAAGAAAAAATTCTTGGTAGGGATCTTGGCCATGTCGCCGAACTGGAGGTGCATGTTATAGGTTTGCTCGTATACTTTGGGGTAGAGCATGAACGAAAGGAAATCGGTGAACGCCAGTTCGCGGTCGAACTTCGGTTGGAACCGTTTCAGGAAGGCATCGAACTCCGCCTCCAGGTCGATCGGTTTCATGTGTGCATTCGGCCGGTCGGTGTAGGGTTTCTTTTCCTTCAGGATGATCTTCTGGAGTTTTTTCGGGAAGCCGCCTACCGGTTGGCCGAGGTCTCCTTTGAAGAAGTTCACCACGGATTCGGGGAAGTTGATGGTGTCGCCCTTTTCCAGTACTTCTTCTGCAGTCAGTTCATTGGATACCATGAACAGCGCCATGTCACCCACCACCTTGGAACTCGGTGTCACCTTCACGATGTCTCCGAACAGGTGATTCACCTCTTCATATACTTTGGTGATCTGATCGAACTTGTCTGCCAGTCCCAACGCCCTTGCTTGCGGCTTCAGGTTGGAGTACTGTCCGCCCGGGATCTCATGTTTGAACACGGCAGCGGTTCCTGCTTTTAGTCCGGACTCAAACGGGTAGTAGTACTCACGGACAGTTTCCCAATAGGATGAGAATGCATTCAACGAATCCATGTCGAATTCATGGTGGCGTTTGTGATCCCTCAGGATTTCCACCATGCTGTTGAAGTTGGGTTGCGATGTGAGACCCGACATGCCGCCGAGTGCTACGTCCACCACATCCACACCGGCTTCCACCGCCTTGAGGTAGGTTGCGGGTTGGATGGAAGAAGTGTCGTGCGTGTGCAGGTGAATCGGAAGTTTTACGGTTGCCTTCAATCCTTTGATCAGTTCGGTGGCCGCATAAGGCTTCAGCAGGCCGGCCATGTCTTTGATTGCGATGATATGGGCGCCGGCATCCTCCATTTGCTTGGCCAGCTTCAGGTAGTAATCCAGGTTGTATTTGCTGCGCTTCGGATCGAGGATATCGCCTGTATAGCACATGGCGGTTTCAGCCAGGCCGCCGGTACGTTTCCTTACATACTTGATGCAGGGCTCGATGTTCTTCATCCAGTTGAGGGAATCGAAAATGCGGAATACGTCGATGCCCGTTTCCCATGACTTCTCCACGAAAGCCTCGATGAGGTTGTCCGGGTAGGCGGTGTAGCCTACGCCGTTCGAGCCCCTGATCAGCATTTGCAGCAGGATATTGGGTACCGCCTCACGGATCTCCGCCAGTCGCCTCCACGGGTTTTCATTCAGGAAGCGCAGGCACACGTCGAAGGTGGCGCCGCCCCATACTTCCATGGAGAAAGTTTGCGGATGATGCTTGGCGTAGCTTTCGGCGACCTTGATCATGTCGTAGGTGCGCATGCGCGTGGCAAGCAGCGACTGGTGTGCGTCGCGGAAAGTGGTATCGGTATAATGGATCTTTTTTTCCTTGGCCAGCCATTCCGAGAACTTATCGGGACCCAGTTTGGTGAGTATGTCTTTGGTGCCTTTCGGGTAGGGGGCGTAAGGATCGAAATCGGGCACAACCGGCTTTTCGAATTTCTTGGTCTTGTCCACGAACTTCACATCCGGGTTGCCGTTCACCACCACTTCGGCGAGGTAGTTGATGGCTTTGGTGGCGCGGTCCTGCCGCATGTTCAGGCGGAAGAGTTCCCTGTGGTCGGCGATGAAGTTTACCGTAGCTTTTCCTTCTTTGAACACCGGGTGTTGCAGGATGTTTTCAAGGAACTGCATGTTGGTTTTCACGCCGCGGATACGGAACTCCTTCAGTGCGCGGTCCATCTTGCGACAGGCGCCGTCGAGCGTGCGCGACAGGGCCGACACTTTCACCAGCATGGAGTCGAAGAACGGACTCACCTTTGCGCCTTGGTACACCGATCCCACGTCGAGGCGGATGCCGAAACCGGCAGCGCTGCGGTAGGTGACGATGGTGCCGTAATCGGGTTTGAAATCGTTGGCAGGATCTTCGGTGGTGATGCGGCACTGGATGGCATAGCCGGAAACCTTGATGGACTCCTGGCTTGGGATTTTGATCTGTTTGTCGGAGAGCTTGTACCCGCCGGCCACGAAGATCTGGGTTTTGATCAGGTCGATGCCGGTCACCATTTCGGTCACGGTATGTTCAACCTGGATGCGGGGGTTGACTTCGATGAAGAAGATGTTGTAGTCCTTGTCGACCAGGAATTCCACCGTACCCACGTTGTTGTATCCAACGGCGCGTGTGATGCCGGTGGCGTACTGGTACAGCTTCTCTTTCACGTCCTGGGGGATGCCGAAGGAAGGCGCCACCTCAATCACCTTCTGGTAGCGTCGCTGTACGGAGCAGTCGCGTTCGAACAGGTGTACCAGGTTGCCGTGGCGGTCGGCGGCGATCTGGATCTCGATGTGTTTGGGCTGATCAACGAACTTTTCAATGAAGACCGTGTCGTCGCCGAAGGCATTGCGTGCTTCGCGACGGGCTTCCTCAAAGCCTTTTTCCAGGTCTTCCTTCACACGGATCACGCGCATACCGCGACCACCGCCACCCGCTGCGGCTTTCAGCATCACCGGGTACCCGATTCTTTTGGCTTCATCCAGGGCGACCTTCAGCGAGGTCAGGTCTTTCTGGCTGCTCTGGATGATGGGGATGTTGTTCTGTTCGGCGATCAGTTTGGCGCTGATCTTGTCTCCCAGTTTTTCCATCACTTCCGGGTCGGGACCGATGAAGATGATGTTGTTTTCGCGGCACTTCCTGGCGAAAGTGGCGTTTTCGGAGAGAAACCCATAACCGGGGTGGATGGCATCCACCTTACACTTTTTCGCCACCCTGATGATCTCATCAATGTCCAGGTAGGGTTTCAGGGGCTCGTGATCGGGACCGATCTGGTAGGATTCATCCGCCTTGTACCGATGCTGGGAATACCGGTCCTCGAACGTATAAATCGCAACGGTTTTCAAACCGATCTCCACACAGGCACGGAATACACGGATGGCAATTTCGCCACGGTTGGCAACGAGCACTTTTTTGATCTCCATTAGGGGGCTTTGTTAGGGAGTGTTAGAGTTAAAGGGTTCTGTTTTTCAGTGAGTTATTAAAATTGGGAGAACAAAAAAACCCCGGAGGTTTACGTCCGGGGTTTGATGGTATTTCACGGGGAATGTTATTTTCTCTTTTCCTGGATCCGTGCCTTCTTTCCCGTCAGTTCGCGGAGATAATACAGGCGTTTCCTGCGTACCTTACCATGCTTCGTTACTTCCACCTTATCAATAAAAGGAGAAGCAATCGGGAAGATACGTTCAACACCCACGCCGCTTGACATTTTGCGAACGGTGAATGAGGCAAGCGGACCATGTCCTTTGCGTTGCATAACCACGCCCTGATACTGCTGGACGCGTTCTTTTCCGCCTTCGCGGATTTTATAATGCACGATCAATGTGTCGCCTGCCTGAAATTCCGGCAGTTCGGCTTTCGTATTGATCTGGTTTTCGATTTTATTCAACAGGTTCATGACAACATGATGTTTACGAGTGCGCAAAATTAACGCTTTTACTTGAATAAACAAGCACTATTTGAAGTCGATACGAATTTTTGTTTCTCAGCTGCGAGGGTTGATAGTGCGCCATTGATAAAATGCCCCGGCAAAACGGATAACTACGGTACAATCAGCTTGCTGTAGCTGGCGCCGTATCCGCCCCAGATACCCAGTCCGCCTTCCACATTGCTCATGATGCGTGTGGGCATGCCGAACGGATTGCCTTGGTTGTTCTGGTCGCTTTCCAGCGTTGTCCAGAAATCATAATGGGGCCGGTCGATGCTGCACCACTTCACCTCGATGGTGTCGCCGTGCCAGAAGTAGCTGTAGGTATCATTGTTAATGGTGTCGTTGCGGTCCTGGCCACGGGGCAGGGCGAACTCCACCGCCTGTCCTTCCAGGAAGCTGTCGTTGAACACCGATGCAAAGTAGCCCGGGTAAAACGGCTCGCTGTTGCGTTTGGTGAAGTACCGTGCGTAGTTGGCTTCACCGGGTACATCCTTGAAACGTACCTGCAGCACCACCAGGCTGTCGTTGTCCTTGTCGGGATGTGGCAGCCACCAGATCGAATCCAGCGGAACCGGGGTAGGGATGGTGGTGGAAGCCGTGAGCGTCTTTCCTTCGGCCTGAACGGTCAGGTCATACGTTTTGCCTACTTCACCTTTATATACGCCATAGAGGGATGGGGGTACGCTGTAGAAGCGGTAGTTGAAGTCGCCGATGGGAACTGAATATTCCTGTAGCTCGATGGTGGTGTCTCCATTGTCAAGCGTTACCTGGGCGCCCTGAACAAAGCTCTTCTGAAGTTTGGATACGTCGATGGTGGCGAACACCGGCAGGCTTTTGGTCAGCGAAACCACAGGAACGGAATCCTGTTCGATGTAGCCGTAAATCACGATGTCTTCATCGCCCTGCGGCAAATCCAGTGAAATGGTCTCATCACATGCAGTCAGGAACAACATGAAGCCACCGAGAATGATATGTATAAGGTTTCTTCTCATTAGAATTTGAAGTTCCATGATACGGATGGCAGGATAGGGAAGATGTATACTTTCTTGGCGGTTACTTTGAAATCGCCTTTTATTGGGTCGCCTTCATTGGCGATGTAATAGAAGAACGGATTCTTTCGGTTGTATACATTGTAAATGGAGAAGGCCCATTCGCTGCTGAATTTCTTTCCTTCCTTTTTCTTGCTGTGAAGGATGGCGCTAATGTCCATTCGGTGGTAAGGCTCCATGCGGAAGCCGTTTCTCGGTCCGTACTTCGTGGCCAGATCGGTTCCGACCAGGTAATACCTTTCGGGCATCGTGGTGGCCTGGCCGGTGCCATATACGAACACGCCTGAGAATGTCCATCGGTCATTCAGTTTGTAGGATCCCACCACGGACAGGTCATGGGTGCGATCGAACCGGGCGGGGAATTCATTTCCTTTATTGATGTGTTCAAAGGTGCGCGCGGTTTTGCTCAGGGTGTAACCGATCCATCCCTGTGCTTTTCCGGTGGCTTTTTTCAGGAACAGTTCCATTCCATAGGAGTAGCCATCGCCGTATGTGAACTCGTATTCAATGTCGCGGGTACTCACATCGCCGGTGTAGGATTCATTGAATTCGATCTGGTTGCGCAGGTTCTTGTAGTACAACTCCACGGAAGTCTCGAACATGTTGTCTTTGAAATTCCTGAAATATCCGCCTGAGTATTGTGTGCCTTTCTGCGGCTTCACCAGGATCGAGCTCGGCACCCATATATCCATAGGTAGGGTGGTGTAGGAGTTTGATACCAGGTGTACGAACTGGTTATTATAAGTGAATCCTGCTTTCAGCGAGGAGGTGCTGTTCAGTGCATAGCGCAGGCTCAGCCTGGGTTCGAGCCCCCAGAAGTCCGCCACTTTCTCGCCGCCTCTGAACCGGGTGGAGTCGATGGGGGTGTAGTTGTTGTCGAACTCGTATAGAGTGAACGGTCCTTTCTGGATGAAGTACGCACCGCGCAGACCGGCATTCACTTTCAGTTTGTCGGTCAGGCTGAAATCGTCCATCACGTACAGGGCGGTTTCATGCGAGTACTTTTTTACCACGTTTTCCGCATTGAATCCGCCATCGGTGTCTTCAATTTTGATGGTGCGCGGACTGAAGATATGGTAGGTGTAGTTGTAGCCGAACTTGATGTTATGGTTGATGTTGGGGTAGTAGAAGAAGTCGGTCTTCTGGTTCCAGTCTTTGATGCCGCTGGCAAAGGTAGTGGTGAAGTTATCGAACCCGGCATCGATCTTGAAATCGTAACTGTTGTAAATGCCCGACATGTTCATGAAGAGCTTGTCGTTGAAGAGGTGGTTCCAACGCAACGTGGTGGTGGCGTTACCCCAGTTGATGTTGGCTTTGAGGCGTCCGTCTTCCACGTTCACATCAAAGATATCCCGCCCGAAATAACCGCTCAGGTACACCCGGTCTTTCGGCGTGATCTTGTAATTGACTTTGGCATTCAGGTCGTAAAAGAAATAGGGTATGCCACCCAGTTCAGTATTCTTGAGGAAGGGTTTGGAAAGTACATCCACATATGTGCGACGTCCGCTGATGATGAAAGATGCGTCATTCTTTTTGATGGGACCCTCCAGTGTCATTCGGGAAGCGATCAGCCCGATTCCGCCTTCGCCGTGGTACGACTGGTTGTTACCGTCTTTCATGTTGATGTCAAGCACCGATGAAAGTCTGCCGCCGTAGTTGGCGGGCATGCCGCCTTTGATCAGCGTGGTGCTTTTGATGGCATCTGCGTTGAACACGGAGAAGAACCCGAGCAGGTGGCCTGCATTATACACGGTGGCCTCATCCAGCAGGATCAGGTTTTGGTCGGGGCCACCTCCGCGCACATAAAAACCGGTGCTGCCTTCGCCTGCTGATTGCACGCCCGGCAGGAGCTGAATGGTTTTTAAAACGTCCACTTCCCCGAAAACAACCGGTAACGTTTTGATTTCATCGGTTTGTAGTTCCACCTTACCCATCTCGGTGCTTTCCACATTTTTATCCTTGCGTTCAGCGGTGACTACCACTTCGTCGGTGGTGATGGAAAAAGGTTTGAGTTTAATATTGATCTTAAGGTCCTTGTTCAGAACGATCTTCTGGGAAATCTGCTCATAACCCATATAGGATGCCACCAGGTTATAGGTGCCGCTTTCCAGCGTGAGGGAGTAGAAGCCGTAAGTATTGGTGGCGGTCCCCTTCATTACCTCCTGAATATATACGCTGGCGCCGGGAAGATCTTCTCCGGAAACTTCATCCGTTACGTGACCGCTTACGGTGAATTTGACCTGCTTGCCTTGCGCCCACGCACCAGTTATGCCTGTGAACAGGATGCCGGTAATGATCAGGGTCAGGATTTGAAGCTTTCTACACATGGCTGCAAAGGTAACATGTGGCGGCAGAATTTGTTCGGGATTAACAAAAATTAAGGATAAAAGAGGAAGGACGAATTACGAACGACGGATTACGAATGATGAATGGGAAGAACTTCCTCCGGTCGTGTCAGTGCGCTGCGCGATCAATAGCTCCCTCCGGTCGCGTAAATAAGCTACGCTGTCAATAACTCTCTGCGGTCGTGTCAATGAGTTTAGCTGTCAATAGCTCCCTCCGGTCGCGTCAATGGTTCCGGTCTATATTGACTATTGACCAGTGACCATTCATCCTCATCAAAACGAATACGTCTGGTGAGGTTCGGGAATGTGCACGTGCGGAAAGCCGTGCTTCTTGAGCGTATTCTTCCAATGCTGCATGGCCTCCGGATTGCCGTGAACCAGGAACAGATCGTGAACACGTTGGGCATCCTGGCACGAAAGGTATCTCAGCATTTCTTCATAGTCGGCATGTGCGCTCAGGGAATCGATAATCCTGACTTCCGCGCGTACCTCGTATTCTTCTCCGAAAATGGTCACCTCCCGGTCGCCGGCCCTGAGTCGTCCCGCCAGAGACGTGGGCTCGGCATACCCTACAAGCAGGATGGTATTGGCAGGGTCGCCGATGTTGTTTCGGATGTGGTGTTTCACCCGGCCGGCTTCGGCCATGCCTGATGCGGATATGATGACGCAGGGTTCCTTCAGGGCATTAAGGGCCTTGGAGTCGTCGATATTACGGATGTATTTCACCTTGTCGTATCCGAACGGGTCGGGTCGGCTTTCCACAAAATCCTTCACGCGATCGTTGAGGCAGTCGAGATGTTTCCGCATGATCTGGGTGGCATCGAGCGAGAGCGGACTGTCAATGAACACCTTGATGTTGGGAAGCAGACCATGCAAATCAAGTTTGTTCAATGTATACACGATCTCCTGGGTGCGGCCCAGGCTGAACGCGGGTATGATGAGTTTGCCCTTTTTGGTACCACACGTTTCCAGTACCGCGTTCAGGATGTCCTGGCCGGCATGTGCCAATTTTCCATGCAGGCGGTCGCCATAAGTGGATTCACAGATGATGATGTCGGCTTGCTCGAATGGACTGGGATCTTTCAACAATGCCGTTTCATACCGTCCGATATCGCCGGTAAATGTGAGATGGGTGGTACGTCCGGTCTCGTGGAAGGTAATGGAAATGGCGGCACTGCCAAGGATGTGTCCGTTATCGGTCAGCGTAAAGGTTGTATGTCGGTCGATGGGGGTAGGGGTGTTGTACGGAACCGTCCTGAAATGGGGGAGGCACCGCTTCACATCATCCGACGTATATAATATATCAATCTCCGCCTTGCCCTGCCGTTTCTTTCGTTTGTTAACGAACTTCACGTCGGCTTCCTGGATGAAAGCGCTGTCTTCCAGCATCACTTCACACAGGTCGTAAGTGGCGGGCGAGCAAAAGACCTGGCCCCTGAATCCATCCTTAACCAGCCGGGGAATCAGGCCGCTGTGATCAATGTGCGCGTGGGAAAGCAGCACCACGTCTATGGTTTCCGGGTTAAACCCCCATTCGCGGTTCAGCCGGTGGGTTTCGATGCCCATGCCCTGGTACATGCCGCAATCCAGTAAAATGCGTTTGCCGTGCTCGGTCGTGATCAGGTGCTTGCTGCCTGTCACCGTTTGCGTGGCGCCGTGAAATGTGATCTCCATGTGGTGACGAAGTTAATAAACAACCAAATAAAACGACTGTTAATCAGGCATAAAGACAGAAGGTGATGAAACCTTCGGAAACTTTAATCACTTTTTTTACCTTTGCCGCTGGTTGACGCTTTCTAATAGATTTTTTTTTGGCAGTGATGCATGCAGTTGATCACTGTCTCAACGACTTTTTTTAAAACAAAAACCCTTCATTATGAGGAAACTATTCTCCTTGGGGATTGGACTGCTTCTTTTTGTGCCCTTTGCCAAAGCGCAGGTAAAGGCAGATTTCTCAGCCCAGCCCCTTAACACGTGCAACGGATTCGTGCAGTTTGCAGATTCCAGTACAGGTGGTGTTGTGCAATGGACATGGGATTTCGGCGACGGAAGTCCACTTTCCAATGACCAAAACCCAGCGCATAACTATGCAGCCAACGGTAGCTATTCGGTGAGCCTGGTGGTGTTCGGTATCGGTGGTGAAGACACCCTGACCCGATCCAATTACATCACCGTTAACCGTCCGGCACCGCCGATGACTACAAACGATACGGCCATGTGCGGCGGTAATACCGGCGTCATGCTTACAGCTACCGGCCACAACGGCGGCAAGCTGGTATGGTTTGATCAGTTGTATGGCGGCAACAACCTCGGAACCGGTGATACGCTGAAGACCTCCATCAGCAAAACCACTTCCTTCTTTGTTGAAGAAGTTGAAATGCAGGCCCCGCAGCATGTGG harbors:
- a CDS encoding MBL fold metallo-hydrolase — translated: MEITFHGATQTVTGSKHLITTEHGKRILLDCGMYQGMGIETHRLNREWGFNPETIDVVLLSHAHIDHSGLIPRLVKDGFRGQVFCSPATYDLCEVMLEDSAFIQEADVKFVNKRKKRQGKAEIDILYTSDDVKRCLPHFRTVPYNTPTPIDRHTTFTLTDNGHILGSAAISITFHETGRTTHLTFTGDIGRYETALLKDPSPFEQADIIICESTYGDRLHGKLAHAGQDILNAVLETCGTKKGKLIIPAFSLGRTQEIVYTLNKLDLHGLLPNIKVFIDSPLSLDATQIMRKHLDCLNDRVKDFVESRPDPFGYDKVKYIRNIDDSKALNALKEPCVIISASGMAEAGRVKHHIRNNIGDPANTILLVGYAEPTSLAGRLRAGDREVTIFGEEYEVRAEVRIIDSLSAHADYEEMLRYLSCQDAQRVHDLFLVHGNPEAMQHWKNTLKKHGFPHVHIPEPHQTYSF
- a CDS encoding TonB-dependent receptor, whose protein sequence is MCRKLQILTLIITGILFTGITGAWAQGKQVKFTVSGHVTDEVSGEDLPGASVYIQEVMKGTATNTYGFYSLTLESGTYNLVASYMGYEQISQKIVLNKDLKINIKLKPFSITTDEVVVTAERKDKNVESTEMGKVELQTDEIKTLPVVFGEVDVLKTIQLLPGVQSAGEGSTGFYVRGGGPDQNLILLDEATVYNAGHLLGFFSVFNADAIKSTTLIKGGMPANYGGRLSSVLDINMKDGNNQSYHGEGGIGLIASRMTLEGPIKKNDASFIISGRRTYVDVLSKPFLKNTELGGIPYFFYDLNAKVNYKITPKDRVYLSGYFGRDIFDVNVEDGRLKANINWGNATTTLRWNHLFNDKLFMNMSGIYNSYDFKIDAGFDNFTTTFASGIKDWNQKTDFFYYPNINHNIKFGYNYTYHIFSPRTIKIEDTDGGFNAENVVKKYSHETALYVMDDFSLTDKLKVNAGLRGAYFIQKGPFTLYEFDNNYTPIDSTRFRGGEKVADFWGLEPRLSLRYALNSTSSLKAGFTYNNQFVHLVSNSYTTLPMDIWVPSSILVKPQKGTQYSGGYFRNFKDNMFETSVELYYKNLRNQIEFNESYTGDVSTRDIEYEFTYGDGYSYGMELFLKKATGKAQGWIGYTLSKTARTFEHINKGNEFPARFDRTHDLSVVGSYKLNDRWTFSGVFVYGTGQATTMPERYYLVGTDLATKYGPRNGFRMEPYHRMDISAILHSKKKEGKKFSSEWAFSIYNVYNRKNPFFYYIANEGDPIKGDFKVTAKKVYIFPILPSVSWNFKF
- the rplS gene encoding 50S ribosomal protein L19 — encoded protein: MNLLNKIENQINTKAELPEFQAGDTLIVHYKIREGGKERVQQYQGVVMQRKGHGPLASFTVRKMSSGVGVERIFPIASPFIDKVEVTKHGKVRRKRLYYLRELTGKKARIQEKRK
- the tnpA gene encoding IS200/IS605 family transposase, with protein sequence MPNSYSQIHIHALFAVKHRQYLIEDVWKDKLYAYISGILKNHHHKPIIINGMPDHIHLLFGMRPTHSLSELVQKIKVESTKWINENKYVPGSFSWQNGFGAFSYAKSDLPNIIGYIKNQEDHHRKRSFREEYIELLTRFEIEYDERFLFDSIAQ
- a CDS encoding pyruvate carboxylase; the encoded protein is MEIKKVLVANRGEIAIRVFRACVEIGLKTVAIYTFEDRYSQHRYKADESYQIGPDHEPLKPYLDIDEIIRVAKKCKVDAIHPGYGFLSENATFARKCRENNIIFIGPDPEVMEKLGDKISAKLIAEQNNIPIIQSSQKDLTSLKVALDEAKRIGYPVMLKAAAGGGGRGMRVIRVKEDLEKGFEEARREARNAFGDDTVFIEKFVDQPKHIEIQIAADRHGNLVHLFERDCSVQRRYQKVIEVAPSFGIPQDVKEKLYQYATGITRAVGYNNVGTVEFLVDKDYNIFFIEVNPRIQVEHTVTEMVTGIDLIKTQIFVAGGYKLSDKQIKIPSQESIKVSGYAIQCRITTEDPANDFKPDYGTIVTYRSAAGFGIRLDVGSVYQGAKVSPFFDSMLVKVSALSRTLDGACRKMDRALKEFRIRGVKTNMQFLENILQHPVFKEGKATVNFIADHRELFRLNMRQDRATKAINYLAEVVVNGNPDVKFVDKTKKFEKPVVPDFDPYAPYPKGTKDILTKLGPDKFSEWLAKEKKIHYTDTTFRDAHQSLLATRMRTYDMIKVAESYAKHHPQTFSMEVWGGATFDVCLRFLNENPWRRLAEIREAVPNILLQMLIRGSNGVGYTAYPDNLIEAFVEKSWETGIDVFRIFDSLNWMKNIEPCIKYVRKRTGGLAETAMCYTGDILDPKRSKYNLDYYLKLAKQMEDAGAHIIAIKDMAGLLKPYAATELIKGLKATVKLPIHLHTHDTSSIQPATYLKAVEAGVDVVDVALGGMSGLTSQPNFNSMVEILRDHKRHHEFDMDSLNAFSSYWETVREYYYPFESGLKAGTAAVFKHEIPGGQYSNLKPQARALGLADKFDQITKVYEEVNHLFGDIVKVTPSSKVVGDMALFMVSNELTAEEVLEKGDTINFPESVVNFFKGDLGQPVGGFPKKLQKIILKEKKPYTDRPNAHMKPIDLEAEFDAFLKRFQPKFDRELAFTDFLSFMLYPKVYEQTYNMHLQFGDMAKIPTKNFFFGMDLNEECVIKIAEGKEIIIRLLSVGPANAEGKRTVFFKVNGQTRNMDVLDRSLKIEKAENPKIDGDNAKQVGAPLQGLLSKIFVKKGQPVKKNEPLFVIEAMKMETTVTAHAVGEIKSLHLKEGTLVNTDDLVVTLS
- a CDS encoding DUF4249 domain-containing protein; protein product: MRRNLIHIILGGFMLFLTACDETISLDLPQGDEDIVIYGYIEQDSVPVVSLTKSLPVFATIDVSKLQKSFVQGAQVTLDNGDTTIELQEYSVPIGDFNYRFYSVPPSLYGVYKGEVGKTYDLTVQAEGKTLTASTTIPTPVPLDSIWWLPHPDKDNDSLVVLQVRFKDVPGEANYARYFTKRNSEPFYPGYFASVFNDSFLEGQAVEFALPRGQDRNDTINNDTYSYFWHGDTIEVKWCSIDRPHYDFWTTLESDQNNQGNPFGMPTRIMSNVEGGLGIWGGYGASYSKLIVP